The genomic segment CCGCCATAACTAGCATGAATAATCCCCACAGGCACACCAAGTACCGAATTTAATTTACATGCAAAAAAGTACCCGACAGCAGTGAAATCGGGAACAGTTTCAGAAGAAGCCTCCTGCCATCTTCCTTCACAATCAGCCAAGGGTATAGAGTCCATCTTACCATCCACCGTAAACATACGTATTTGAGAATTTCGAGAAGTAACAATCGCATCCAATGAACCAATCACCGGTTCATCATAACGCCCTCCCATTCGCATGTCCATATTAGACTGACCGGAACAAAGCCATACTTCACCAATCAATATATTACTTAAACGTACCGTTTCACCATCACTCACTTCTATATTATAAGGGCCACCATAAACTGGTGTCTCCAACTTCATTTTCCACCTTCCTAAATCATCGGAAACTGTCGTATATTCTTTATTACTCCACGAAGGTTTTACAGTTATTCTCTGTTTTTTTCTATCACTACTGCCCCAAATGGCAACCAAGTTTTGTTGTTGCAACACCATACCGTCCGAAAAGAGAGATGGCATAGTAATACGTGCTTGTATTTTCCCCGTCAATAATAAAAACGACACAAGCAAAGTTATAATAGAACAAAGCCGTTTCATCATTTATTCCTTATAGGCATTTTAAAAGTCAATGGAATCTCTTTTCTGAGCATACGAGCAGCTTCACCTGTCAACCATAGATAATGATCTGAAGGTTGCCCATCCATATCTATAAACTTAGCTACATCACTAACCGGATAATCACCTGTACACTTAAATATAGCAGTGCCTTCATCTACTTCGTCAAACATTGCAACATAAATCATTTCAGCACCTGCCAGCATTGCGGTCGAAAGTTGCTGCCAATAAAAGCGACCACCCTGTCGTGGAATACTCCCAACAGGTTTCACGTCATCCGGGAATTCTAATTTACTAAGATTATGCCAGCTAAAACCAGGAGTTACCGCCGGTACATAATCTATCCCATTTTCTTTACACCAACAAAGGTCACCAATTATCAGATCACGAAAACGATCCATATCATTATGTAAAAGAGGAGAAAAACGCTGAATAGTCCATGGCAAAACTATATCCGCTTTTTTGATCATTACATGCAAGTAAGAATCATTGATACAGTCAGACTCCAAATTACGCCAAAACGTAGGAACGCCCAACATTACTGTACAACCGCCATACACAGAATCGTTTTGCAAAAAATCAATCAAACGATCCAAACCAATATTTCTAATATTGTAAGGACGATCGGGAAATCCTACTCCCCATATAGCTACCACAGGTTTCCCATTATGATGCAGATAAGTTTTCTTTCCCGCCTGATTAGTTACTTTTTGATTATCTACCAGCCTTTTCCAATCTTCTATAATTGAAGAACAATCTTCACCGGATTTTTTCAGTCCAGACAAATCATACATAACTGCAATAGCACGATTATACTTTGAGGCAGCATCTAAAGCATTTGCCAAAATACGATTAGGGACTGAGTTTTGTTGGTTCCCACGAGTATAATCAAAAAAACGTTGCACAAATACTCCATCTACTCCATATTCTTTCATCCATTTAAAGTGTAGATCAACAGTCGATTTATCCGCAGAACTGAATACATATGCTTTTCTTCCATCGGCATGTTTAAAAGAAGTTTCATAGATCCTTTCATATTCACTTACATCAGGCCACACATCAATGGTACAATGGTTTTCATCAAATTGTTTTCCAGTTCCGTAATGACCATATCCTTGGCCGGTTCCATCTTGCGGTCCACGAAACCAACCTTGATACCCTGCCATTATCAAACCTTTATAACTAGGATAAGATGTTTCTAAAGAATGTTTAGTACCTGCATATGACAATAAGCTCATACCAAGTATCCCTAATGTAACAAACAGTTTATTCTTCATATTCTTCATTATATATATTTTTTATACATTATCTATCATGCTCAAATAAGATTTCCTATCGCAAAAATAAATTCTCAAGATTAAGCTTTTAGCCTTATTACGCTTATTTAGAGATTAATTTTTCAATTAAAATAGACATTCACTCTTTTTTGAGATATAAATATTTTCATTAGACATCTTACCTTTTATCAGAACCGCAAAGGATTCCCTTTCCTTCCTTATCAAACCTAAATCCAGAGATATAATAATTATTGGTTAATTCTATCAAATTTCCATACATTCCCAACCTTGCATATCCATTTAAGGTAACAGTATCTGGTATCTCTTGAGCAAAATAAGAAGTGTATACATGCGCTCTCCCTCCCCTTACATCTACTCCATACGTGCCCGAACGTGAAAAGTTAGCTTGTTGAAATGACACTATGCCACTATTTATGATAGCTCCAAATACAGGACTCCCCCAAAATGCACTATTATACAATATTAGTTTAGCATCAGGATGAACTTTGCTTGTATTCATCTCTTTTCCCATAAGTACATATGATCTAACAGGTTCATTGGGAATTTTCGTATTAACCAGTTCGGAATTGACCGCAATTATTTTTGTGTCTTTGTCAGCATCTTCTACAAATAAAGAATATGTACATCCATCTGATCCATGTCCTATCATAGTCATTTTACCAGGATATTTACCCGTTATCTCATCTTTCAAAAAGTGTATTCCATAAACCGAACCGTAAACAAAATTATTAAAGATCGTTTGATTTTTGACATCCGCAAATTTAAGAGCACTACAATTGGACTGCACAAAGCGCATCATAGCCACTCTCGGATAACCTTGTCCACCTTCTGGCAGTCTTGAGCCATAATGGGGATTAAACTGCATGTTGCGGATAAAGCCTCCTTCCGCTCCACCACCAACCCAAATGCCCGCTCTCAAAGGTACACCACCTAAATAATCAACATAATGCCCACTAGTATCATATGAAGCTAAATCTATCCCTTTATCGCCTATCGCTATAGTTACATTAATAACATATACTTTAGGCCCCTGCCCCTGTATCAAAAACGGGGTTTTTCTTGGGCTTTCAGCACTATATTCTCCGGATATAATGTTGAGCTGCGCTAATGTAATACCTCTAATACCCGCATTAGTCTCAAGTTGTATGAGAGAAGGAGCATTTTCTCCTGCATCCCCACCATCATAATTGGTAAATATAGCAGTACCACCATTTTGTGTATGATGTTGTACGTCCCATGAACCTCTCAATTCCACTCCAGAAGGGATTTTTATAGGTTTGTCCACCAAATATCTGCCAGCTGGCAAATAAAGTGTACCTCCTCCCGAAGCCTTTAAAGCATCAAGTGCAGACTGTAATTCGCTTGATATATCCTTCACAGGCCGCTGATTATTAAATCCTGTTGCCCTTGAAAAATCTGCTTTCAACACTTGGTTTGATACAGGTCTCGGATGAGCAATAATATTAGTTTTTAGCCCTTTGGGAATCGGTTCAAATGCATATTTTTTATCAGTAATAATCTCTATTTTTGCATCATTGCTATGATTATTAATTTTTAGTCGCTGCTTATGCCCAGAGTTTACAGATTTCAATGTACGCATATTCATGCCAAGATACACATGCTTATCATCATTTTCAAAATGACACTGAGATAATAGTACATTGCCATTATTTATTTTAAGTGCATAGTCACTATATTTACCAAAAAGACAGCTTTCAAACGATATAACTCCATCGCTGCCATCACTAACGATAGGCCCACTAAATTCTACTCCATTAAACTGCGTAGAAGTACTGAAATCTTTATAGAAATATACAGCATTACCACCTTTAGCAGCTCCGAATGAAGAATTGGATATAAGTATTCCATATGGGTTAACATCTTCTACATAAAGTCCATTTTCGCAATTATCTACATGAACCTCATACAATTGTGCATTAGGCGCATCTGCAAAGCCGGGTTCGCGCCCAATCCAAATTCCTGTTTTATAACCTGAAATGTGTAAATAAGAGATATATTCCCAGTCCGACCGATGCATCTGAAACCCTACACTGTTAGCTTTTGTATATGCTGTTAATTCTGCAAGAGTTGGTGCTCCCAGAAGGCCTGATTTAGCCCAATATTCAGGACTTATGCTGACATTTTCAATACGCCCAATATCAGTACATACATGTACTTCAATGCCTTTATTAAGGGCCGTTATGTAGCTATCCAATACATAATGTAACTCACTTGGCGCAGAATTGAAACCGTTGTAGGAATTTACGAGAGTAACATGCTCTATCGTTGCACAATTTCCCTGAGTTTGAAACAATGTCCATGGATATGGTTTCACATCATTAATGTTCTGTTCAGGATACCAGATAGAAAGGTTAGTCACCCCTGTTCCCGCGTTCATTTCAATAAACCTATCAGCAATACTTGTGTAGGTAGTACGAAGTGCATTCCCAGCTTGGCTATCATTCCACCAGCTTTTCACACTTCCGTCATAGTTTGGTGCATTCTTCCCTACACGTACTTCAAGTATGGTTCCAAGGACCATCCCATTATTGGATTCTGGAGCTGCCCAATCACCACGAAGCTGTACACCTGGATGAAGACGCAAAACATACTCATAGTTAAAGTCTTTCTTATTCTCCGAAGTCCCTTGACGTACTCTGACACTCTTAATCCCTATTTGTGTGCTATGAAATTCGTAATTTCCGGCAGGTATGTATACTACTCCTCCCCCACTTTCATAAGCAGCATCAATAGCAGCCTGAAAAGCAGCTCTATTATCAAAACCAGGTTCAGCTTTAGCACCGAACATCGGATCTGTTACTACGAAATCGGATATCACCCAATCCTTTGTCGAATAAACTGTTTTAATACTGTGCTGTAATGTCTGTTGCTTTTTTATTTGTGCATCAGCAGTCTCAACAGAAAATAAGGCCATCAGAAATATTACAAATATAATTTCTGATTTAACAAATATGTTATCTACATTTCTCTTATTCATTGTGCTGTTTAAATAGTTCTAATTCATAATTAATGATTGTTCAAAGCATATTTGATATAATTACACAATATTTTCCTAGCCATCTCTGCGGGCCCCGATGGATTATCCAAATTATCTACAATGTCTAGTGAGGAAAAAATAATCTTACCTTTCCCGCAAGGAATAATTCCCACAGCAGTACCTAGTTCAAACGGAGTACTTCGATAGGATCCAACCACTAATTCTTCTCCTCGTATACGAAAGCCGAATCGCTGATCACCATTTCTTACTACTGCCTGATAAGGCCAATTCAAAGCATTATTGACCGGCATGCCAGCAAATAATGGATGTTCTTTTACAAAATGAATACCGCCTATCCAGTTTTTACCTACATTATAATAACCGTCATATTCTACATTTGTATATTCAGCTACCGCTTTCATCCAAGTTTCAGTACAATCAAGTAAAATTAAAGTAGTCCCATCATGTTTAACTCGTTCTAATAATTTCCATGGAGTGATAGTAGTTGCACTTGGTCGGGACCATTTTAGTTGTATATAACCTGATTGGTGAGTCTGACGATATACCACCCGAATTTTTATCGGTTTCCCTGCCTCCATAATAACAGGCCTATCTTGCTTCATAGGAACAGCATTAAAATATTCATCAATCAGCTGTTTATCATCAACGTACATACGCACCCCTCGATCAGTCTCAACTCCAAGCAGGTATTGTCCTGATTCAGGTGGACATATATACCCCTCCCAAATTACTGAGAACGGCTGATTGGCAGGTATGGATTCATCTGGTTGGGCCCCTGCTACAAAGTTATGGTCCAATTTCATATCCGGTTTCACAGAAGCTATAATGTTCATATCCGGTTCATTATACCAAGTCGCCTTTAAAGTAGTAATTCCATCTTTACCCTTAAAATAATCTGAAGGAATAACAACCGGTTCATCCAAAGAGGAACGATTCACAACAAGCCAATCTAATCTTTCCATATCAGGAGTAAAAGCAGGAAGTTCTTTCCCGACAGTTGCCTTGTAGAAAGCTGCAACCTTATCATTATTATTCCCATAATAAGCTCCATTACCAGCTAAATCATTTGTTTCCCAATTCACAGCTATCACCTCATCATACCCATGAGCACGTACTTGTTGGCCATTCGCTTTTATATCTGCCGATATACGATAAGTACCCTCATTATTATTTATCGGAATCTTTACATTCTCCAATAAAAGTTGCCCAAAAGTCTCCCCTCCCTTAAGAGCTACATTTTCACTCCGTTTATAAACAACTTTTCCATTAGGAGCAATCATCTTTATTTCAAGAATGTAATTGCCTTTTAAGTTTACCTCGTTTACAATGTAAAAGTCTACTGTTGCAATACCTGGAAGCTTTACAACCTGATTACGCGATGCAACGGCCACATACAACTGTTGATTGTAATACGCCAATCTTGAAATATCTCCTTTGGGATTACGATAAATATCCACAATACCCGAATGATTGTCATAGGGCATCGCTTCCCAACCATTCACCATATAGGCATCACCCAAGTTCTGCATCCTCATTCCTTCAATTCTCCTTCCCTGATGTTCATATGAAACATTAGCCATCAAACGTGTTAAAGAATCAAGGGTCTCAAAATATGGTTCTAATTCTTTCTCCTGAAAATAATCGATAAAAGCCTTATACTGTTTTTGCCAAAAAAGACCATCCCATCCTGTTCTATCAGAACTTTTTATATTTTCATTTATCAACTGAATACGAGGAGGAGTCGAAATAGCTCCTTCCTCACCTCTCAAATAAACTTCTGTACGATTATCTGTATACATAAGATTACTCTTTGGTCCTTTATAATAGCTTTCTAACCAAGTCTCCGGACCTCCGGCACGGTGATTGTCAAACCAACCTTTTCGATATACAGCAGTATCAAATGGTAACATATGTGCTTTGGAATCTTCTTCCTCATTTTCACTATTTGCCCACCCAGAAGTAAACGTCATAATCCTACTAGGATCTACTGCATGGGCCTCACGCATATCATTCATGCGTTTTGCTACAAGTTCTTTATCTTTCGATAAACGTCCTCCAAACTCATTAATCAAATTAAAGATTACCAAACTCGGGTGGCTGCGATCGCGATAAACCATACGCTTTAACTTTTCATTCACAATAGTACGTATAAATGGATCATGATTAGCCGAATGGAATGAGCCCGGCTCCTCATAATAAAGCAGCCCTAGCTCATCCGCCTTTTCAAGTACGACAGGACTACCTATAGAACGATGAAAATTCAGCATATTCAGACCCAGTTTCTTGGCTGTAAGCACCTGTTTTTCAGCCATCTCAGGTGTAGCCACTAAACCCGTAACAGGAAAATAGCCCCAGCTAATTGCACTTTTCAACATCATACGACGTCCGTTTAAACGAAACACCGCATTCTTTCCTACTCCATCTACATTAAACCAACGAAAGCCGAAGTTTTTCATATCTTCATCAAGTACGTTTTTACCCTGCTTTATTCGCACACGACAAGTGTATAATTCAGGGGAAGAGAGTTCCCACAACTTAGCATCGGGAACATTTACAGGAATTATCACCTCATGGT from the Bacteroides eggerthii genome contains:
- a CDS encoding glycoside hydrolase family 71/99-like protein, whose amino-acid sequence is MKNMKNKLFVTLGILGMSLLSYAGTKHSLETSYPSYKGLIMAGYQGWFRGPQDGTGQGYGHYGTGKQFDENHCTIDVWPDVSEYERIYETSFKHADGRKAYVFSSADKSTVDLHFKWMKEYGVDGVFVQRFFDYTRGNQQNSVPNRILANALDAASKYNRAIAVMYDLSGLKKSGEDCSSIIEDWKRLVDNQKVTNQAGKKTYLHHNGKPVVAIWGVGFPDRPYNIRNIGLDRLIDFLQNDSVYGGCTVMLGVPTFWRNLESDCINDSYLHVMIKKADIVLPWTIQRFSPLLHNDMDRFRDLIIGDLCWCKENGIDYVPAVTPGFSWHNLSKLEFPDDVKPVGSIPRQGGRFYWQQLSTAMLAGAEMIYVAMFDEVDEGTAIFKCTGDYPVSDVAKFIDMDGQPSDHYLWLTGEAARMLRKEIPLTFKMPIRNK
- a CDS encoding glycosyl hydrolase family 28-related protein, with amino-acid sequence MNKRNVDNIFVKSEIIFVIFLMALFSVETADAQIKKQQTLQHSIKTVYSTKDWVISDFVVTDPMFGAKAEPGFDNRAAFQAAIDAAYESGGGVVYIPAGNYEFHSTQIGIKSVRVRQGTSENKKDFNYEYVLRLHPGVQLRGDWAAPESNNGMVLGTILEVRVGKNAPNYDGSVKSWWNDSQAGNALRTTYTSIADRFIEMNAGTGVTNLSIWYPEQNINDVKPYPWTLFQTQGNCATIEHVTLVNSYNGFNSAPSELHYVLDSYITALNKGIEVHVCTDIGRIENVSISPEYWAKSGLLGAPTLAELTAYTKANSVGFQMHRSDWEYISYLHISGYKTGIWIGREPGFADAPNAQLYEVHVDNCENGLYVEDVNPYGILISNSSFGAAKGGNAVYFYKDFSTSTQFNGVEFSGPIVSDGSDGVISFESCLFGKYSDYALKINNGNVLLSQCHFENDDKHVYLGMNMRTLKSVNSGHKQRLKINNHSNDAKIEIITDKKYAFEPIPKGLKTNIIAHPRPVSNQVLKADFSRATGFNNQRPVKDISSELQSALDALKASGGGTLYLPAGRYLVDKPIKIPSGVELRGSWDVQHHTQNGGTAIFTNYDGGDAGENAPSLIQLETNAGIRGITLAQLNIISGEYSAESPRKTPFLIQGQGPKVYVINVTIAIGDKGIDLASYDTSGHYVDYLGGVPLRAGIWVGGGAEGGFIRNMQFNPHYGSRLPEGGQGYPRVAMMRFVQSNCSALKFADVKNQTIFNNFVYGSVYGIHFLKDEITGKYPGKMTMIGHGSDGCTYSLFVEDADKDTKIIAVNSELVNTKIPNEPVRSYVLMGKEMNTSKVHPDAKLILYNSAFWGSPVFGAIINSGIVSFQQANFSRSGTYGVDVRGGRAHVYTSYFAQEIPDTVTLNGYARLGMYGNLIELTNNYYISGFRFDKEGKGILCGSDKR
- a CDS encoding PA14 domain-containing protein, with the protein product MFTFLQGYAKEGRHTILLTGGGWSLWLDKEASWQNDRLYLPHEVTDLSLLPVNPPTGGWQVLENNPDAVAVNIPGTVEEYLTVSDTPRPEDFRGVSWWYRKITLPVTQKNKHFIIYFESVRMRAEVYLDGKLVGYDLIGETPFHIDITDEVKLGVEHLLAVRVTNPGGNFHWQDFDILKWGKYNVPPGRSFSGIIGRVKLESLNPIFISDIYMQNTPEVTKVNAILSITNKMSFSVRQDIELQVCEKKNPDKVVFKQTMRKLSLSSGNHEVIIPVNVPDAKLWELSSPELYTCRVRIKQGKNVLDEDMKNFGFRWFNVDGVGKNAVFRLNGRRMMLKSAISWGYFPVTGLVATPEMAEKQVLTAKKLGLNMLNFHRSIGSPVVLEKADELGLLYYEEPGSFHSANHDPFIRTIVNEKLKRMVYRDRSHPSLVIFNLINEFGGRLSKDKELVAKRMNDMREAHAVDPSRIMTFTSGWANSENEEEDSKAHMLPFDTAVYRKGWFDNHRAGGPETWLESYYKGPKSNLMYTDNRTEVYLRGEEGAISTPPRIQLINENIKSSDRTGWDGLFWQKQYKAFIDYFQEKELEPYFETLDSLTRLMANVSYEHQGRRIEGMRMQNLGDAYMVNGWEAMPYDNHSGIVDIYRNPKGDISRLAYYNQQLYVAVASRNQVVKLPGIATVDFYIVNEVNLKGNYILEIKMIAPNGKVVYKRSENVALKGGETFGQLLLENVKIPINNNEGTYRISADIKANGQQVRAHGYDEVIAVNWETNDLAGNGAYYGNNNDKVAAFYKATVGKELPAFTPDMERLDWLVVNRSSLDEPVVIPSDYFKGKDGITTLKATWYNEPDMNIIASVKPDMKLDHNFVAGAQPDESIPANQPFSVIWEGYICPPESGQYLLGVETDRGVRMYVDDKQLIDEYFNAVPMKQDRPVIMEAGKPIKIRVVYRQTHQSGYIQLKWSRPSATTITPWKLLERVKHDGTTLILLDCTETWMKAVAEYTNVEYDGYYNVGKNWIGGIHFVKEHPLFAGMPVNNALNWPYQAVVRNGDQRFGFRIRGEELVVGSYRSTPFELGTAVGIIPCGKGKIIFSSLDIVDNLDNPSGPAEMARKILCNYIKYALNNH